A window of the Cetobacterium sp. ZOR0034 genome harbors these coding sequences:
- the nox gene encoding H2O-forming NADH oxidase, translated as MSKIVVVGANHAGTAAINTILSNYPNQEVVVFDKNSNISFLGCGMALWIGKQISGPEGLFYSSQEKLECNGAKVHMETEIKRVDFDNKVVYGMDKNGNEIVESYDKLILSTGSLPIDLPIPGKDLENVQFVKLYQHAEDVIKKLENKELKNIVVVGAGYIGVELAEAFQRCGKNVELVDLSDSCLSGYYDSEFREMMKENMVKNGVNVNFGEKVLEIKGNGKVEEVVTDKKTYKADMVILAVGFVPNNILGKEKLELFRNGAYRVDLTQKSSLEDVYAIGDCATVYDNSIEDTNYIALATNAVRSGIVAAHNVCGTKLESIGVQGSNGISIYGLNMVSTGLTLEKAKALGYDAIATEFADLQKPGFIEHDNDTVFLKIVYDKNTRRVLGAQMASRQDISMGIHMFSLAIQEKVTIDKIKLLDIFFLPHFNQPYNYITMAALSAK; from the coding sequence ATGAGTAAAATAGTAGTAGTAGGAGCAAATCACGCTGGAACAGCAGCAATTAACACAATCTTATCGAACTACCCAAATCAAGAGGTGGTAGTATTTGACAAAAACTCAAACATTAGCTTTTTAGGATGTGGAATGGCTTTATGGATAGGAAAGCAAATTTCAGGACCTGAAGGATTATTCTACTCTTCACAAGAAAAATTAGAATGTAATGGTGCTAAAGTTCATATGGAAACAGAGATAAAAAGAGTAGATTTTGATAATAAAGTTGTTTATGGAATGGATAAGAATGGAAATGAGATAGTAGAATCTTATGATAAATTAATATTATCAACAGGATCGTTACCAATAGATTTACCAATTCCTGGAAAAGATTTAGAAAATGTTCAATTCGTAAAACTATATCAACATGCTGAAGATGTAATAAAAAAATTAGAAAATAAAGAGTTAAAAAATATAGTAGTAGTTGGAGCAGGGTATATTGGTGTTGAATTAGCTGAAGCTTTCCAAAGATGTGGAAAGAATGTAGAGCTAGTTGATTTAAGTGACAGTTGCTTATCAGGTTACTATGATTCTGAATTCAGAGAGATGATGAAAGAAAATATGGTAAAAAATGGAGTTAATGTAAACTTTGGAGAGAAAGTATTAGAGATCAAAGGAAATGGAAAAGTTGAGGAAGTTGTAACAGACAAGAAAACTTACAAAGCTGATATGGTTATTTTAGCTGTTGGTTTTGTACCAAATAATATCTTAGGAAAAGAAAAGTTAGAGTTATTTAGAAATGGAGCTTACAGAGTAGATTTAACTCAAAAATCAAGTTTAGAAGATGTTTATGCAATTGGAGATTGTGCTACAGTTTATGACAACTCAATCGAAGATACAAACTACATAGCTTTAGCAACAAATGCGGTTCGTTCAGGTATCGTTGCAGCTCATAACGTGTGTGGAACTAAATTAGAAAGTATTGGAGTTCAAGGTTCGAATGGAATCTCAATATATGGGTTAAATATGGTTTCAACAGGATTAACTTTAGAGAAAGCAAAAGCTTTAGGATATGATGCAATTGCAACTGAGTTTGCAGATTTACAAAAACCTGGATTTATCGAACATGATAATGATACTGTATTCTTAAAAATAGTTTATGATAAAAATACAAGAAGAGTACTAGGAGCTCAAATGGCTTCAAGACAAGATATATCAATGGGAATTCATATGTTCTCACTTGCTATTCAAGAGAAAGTGACTATAGATAAAATTAAATTATTAGATATATTCTTCTTACCTCATTTTAATCAACCATATAACTATATAACAATGGCTGCATTAAGTGCAAAGTAA
- a CDS encoding Sapep family Mn(2+)-dependent dipeptidase: MKYKKLDEKFPEFIESLNKIVKIPSFLKEDKSGYPFGEDIQNVLEETLKICEELGFKTFIDPEGYYGYAEIGDGEKLVGVLGHLDVVPPGDLKKWKNPPFEPKIEDGKYFGRGAQDDKGPTLAAIYALKILLETGFELDYRVRFIFGTDEENLWRDMPKYVEKEEMPTVGFTPDSKFPLIYAEKGLLQCKLIAENESGMIFKGGDAFNSVPSTITVENSKGLIETLEKLNYEYLEKNGCVEIIGKSVHAQVAETGVNAINRYMHALNESGQNTKSGKFIVENIIGYNFAEPIFGEIKDEHSGELKFNIGKIEFTEKEEILCIDMRIPVTYSVENIIETITKKASDYGFRYQAHDYLKSIYTPLDSSLVKTLMSAYQEVTGDLISRPIAGGGATYARAINNCVAFGAVLPNSPKTEHQPNEYIVLEDIKLAMKIYMRAFEKFKEYI; encoded by the coding sequence TTGAAGTATAAAAAATTAGATGAAAAATTTCCAGAGTTTATAGAAAGTTTAAATAAAATAGTAAAAATCCCCAGCTTCTTAAAAGAAGATAAAAGTGGTTATCCGTTTGGAGAAGATATACAAAATGTATTAGAGGAAACTTTGAAAATATGTGAGGAGTTAGGTTTTAAAACTTTTATTGATCCAGAAGGGTATTATGGTTATGCTGAAATTGGAGATGGAGAAAAATTAGTAGGTGTTTTAGGACACTTGGATGTAGTTCCACCAGGTGATTTGAAAAAATGGAAAAATCCGCCATTTGAACCAAAAATTGAAGATGGGAAATATTTTGGAAGAGGAGCTCAAGATGACAAGGGGCCTACATTAGCTGCTATATATGCTCTGAAAATTTTATTAGAAACTGGATTTGAATTAGATTACAGAGTAAGATTTATCTTTGGTACAGATGAAGAAAATCTATGGAGAGATATGCCTAAATATGTAGAAAAAGAGGAGATGCCTACAGTAGGGTTTACACCAGATTCTAAATTTCCATTGATATATGCAGAAAAGGGTTTGTTGCAATGTAAGCTTATCGCTGAAAATGAAAGTGGAATGATATTTAAAGGTGGAGATGCATTTAACTCGGTTCCTTCGACGATTACAGTTGAAAACTCAAAAGGTCTTATAGAGACATTAGAAAAATTGAATTACGAGTATTTAGAAAAAAATGGATGCGTTGAAATAATTGGAAAAAGTGTTCATGCTCAAGTAGCTGAAACAGGTGTAAATGCAATCAATAGATATATGCATGCTTTGAATGAAAGTGGACAAAATACAAAATCTGGTAAATTTATAGTGGAAAATATTATTGGTTATAATTTTGCAGAACCTATTTTTGGAGAGATTAAAGATGAACATTCAGGAGAGTTAAAATTTAATATTGGTAAAATCGAATTTACAGAGAAAGAAGAAATTTTATGTATTGATATGAGAATACCGGTGACGTATAGTGTAGAAAATATAATAGAAACAATAACTAAAAAGGCTTCTGATTATGGATTTAGATATCAGGCACATGATTATTTGAAATCAATATATACACCTCTAGATTCTAGTTTAGTAAAAACATTGATGTCAGCTTATCAAGAAGTGACAGGAGATTTAATTTCTAGACCGATAGCTGGAGGGGGAGCTACATATGCAAGAGCAATAAATAACTGTGTAGCATTTGGTGCAGTTTTACCAAATAGCCCAAAAACAGAGCATCAACCGAATGAGTATATCGTGTTAGAAGACATAAAATTAGCTATGAAAATATATATGAGAGCATTTGAAAAATTTAAAGAGTACATATAG
- a CDS encoding MBL fold metallo-hydrolase, whose translation MVENKSSNKELAKEHGLSLYIETKGLKILFDVGESKKFWKNAEKLGLNLEEVDYLILSHGHKDHGGGLSYFLKKNKKAKIYCSEYYFEKHYKKIFGAYIDIGIPYEYLDVERFNFVENILEIENLKLFHCFNRESYNPLNESLYIKSDNGEYIKDNFKHELNLIVEEEKVKALFIGCAHKGVNNILDECEAYGDKVNVIVGGFHLSSRTSLNKNEKYIDEVIDYLNKSKVESLYPCHCTGEYGIKRMIEKTGIYISDIQVGNKINL comes from the coding sequence TTGGTTGAAAATAAAAGCTCAAATAAAGAGTTAGCGAAGGAGCATGGCCTCTCTTTATATATAGAAACAAAAGGTTTGAAAATATTATTTGATGTTGGAGAGAGCAAAAAGTTTTGGAAAAATGCTGAAAAATTAGGTTTAAATTTAGAAGAGGTAGATTATTTGATTTTATCTCATGGTCATAAAGATCATGGAGGCGGACTTTCATATTTTTTAAAGAAAAATAAAAAAGCAAAGATTTATTGTAGTGAATATTATTTTGAAAAGCACTATAAGAAAATCTTTGGAGCGTATATAGATATAGGAATACCATACGAGTATCTGGATGTTGAAAGATTTAATTTTGTAGAGAATATTTTAGAAATTGAGAATTTAAAATTATTCCATTGTTTTAATAGAGAGAGCTATAATCCTCTGAACGAAAGTCTTTATATAAAAAGTGATAATGGTGAGTATATAAAAGATAATTTCAAACACGAATTAAACTTGATAGTTGAGGAGGAAAAAGTTAAAGCTTTATTTATTGGATGTGCTCATAAGGGAGTAAATAATATCTTAGATGAATGTGAAGCTTATGGTGATAAAGTAAATGTAATAGTAGGAGGTTTTCACCTTTCGAGCAGAACAAGTTTAAATAAAAATGAAAAATATATAGATGAAGTTATAGATTATCTGAATAAAAGTAAAGTTGAAAGTCTGTATCCTTGTCACTGTACTGGCGAGTATGGTATAAAGCGAATGATAGAGAAGACTGGGATTTATATATCTGATATTCAAGTAGGGAATAAAATAAATTTATAA
- a CDS encoding DMT family transporter, producing the protein MMGESLALLAAFGWVGSSIFLEKASKEAGSLAVNLIRLVLAMVFLGMITQMNRGMLLPLDVSKESLKYLSVSGLFGLFLGDFFLFKAYLKIGPRITLLVMTFSPIAVSILSFFILEEKIELFKVIGMLLTISGIAIVILKKKSDQTFSKVGFMYAVLAMLGESFGIVFTRMGSIDYDSFATIQVRTIPAILAFILYITYRKEWMDIKDGIVNKKAMLYIVLGTIVATMGVTSLVEAMKHAHVGIVSTLAATSPILIIPISIVCFKEKISPSEVVGAIISFVGITTFFIL; encoded by the coding sequence ATGATGGGGGAAAGTTTAGCACTTTTAGCAGCTTTTGGATGGGTAGGAAGTTCTATTTTTTTAGAGAAAGCAAGTAAAGAAGCGGGAAGTTTGGCAGTAAACTTAATAAGATTAGTTTTAGCTATGGTATTTTTAGGTATGATAACACAGATGAATAGAGGGATGTTACTACCTTTAGATGTTTCTAAAGAATCTTTAAAGTATCTATCTGTATCAGGATTATTTGGATTATTTTTAGGAGATTTCTTTTTATTTAAAGCTTATTTGAAAATAGGTCCTCGAATTACACTGCTTGTGATGACATTTAGTCCTATAGCGGTGTCAATATTAAGCTTTTTTATTTTAGAGGAGAAAATAGAGTTATTTAAAGTAATAGGGATGTTATTGACAATAAGTGGAATTGCAATAGTCATTTTAAAGAAGAAAAGTGACCAGACTTTTTCAAAAGTAGGGTTTATGTATGCTGTATTAGCTATGTTAGGAGAGAGTTTTGGAATAGTTTTTACTCGGATGGGGTCGATAGATTATGATTCTTTTGCAACAATACAGGTTAGAACAATTCCAGCTATATTAGCTTTTATTTTATATATAACATATCGTAAAGAGTGGATGGATATAAAAGATGGAATAGTGAATAAAAAAGCGATGTTATATATAGTGTTAGGGACAATTGTAGCAACGATGGGTGTGACGTCTTTAGTTGAAGCTATGAAACATGCACACGTTGGGATTGTGAGTACGCTAGCTGCAACAAGTCCAATATTAATAATTCCAATATCAATAGTTTGTTTTAAAGAAAAAATATCTCCTTCAGAAGTAGTCGGTGCAATAATTTCTTTTGTTGGAATAACAACATTTTTCATACTATAA
- the rbr gene encoding rubrerythrin codes for MVKSIKGSRTEQNLLKAFAGESQARQRYTMFAEKAKSEGYEQIAALFEETALNEQYHARRFFSFLEGGPVEITATYPAGIVGTTMENLEEAAEGEYEEWAELYPGFAEVAIEEGYPQVAAAFKAIVEVEKLHEKRYRKLLDNLGRELVFKKDEDVRWKCRKCGYVHAGKEAPKVCPSCLEKQKEFEMECVNY; via the coding sequence ATGGTAAAATCGATTAAGGGATCTAGAACTGAGCAAAATTTATTAAAAGCTTTTGCAGGAGAGTCACAAGCAAGACAAAGATATACGATGTTTGCTGAAAAAGCTAAGAGTGAAGGGTATGAGCAGATAGCTGCATTGTTTGAAGAAACAGCTTTAAATGAGCAATATCATGCTAGAAGATTTTTCTCATTTTTAGAGGGAGGACCTGTTGAGATAACAGCAACATATCCAGCTGGAATTGTTGGAACAACTATGGAAAATTTAGAAGAGGCTGCTGAAGGTGAATATGAGGAGTGGGCAGAGCTTTATCCAGGATTTGCTGAGGTAGCAATAGAAGAGGGATATCCACAGGTAGCAGCAGCGTTTAAAGCTATAGTTGAAGTAGAAAAATTACATGAAAAAAGATATCGTAAACTTCTTGACAATTTAGGTAGAGAGTTAGTGTTTAAAAAAGATGAAGATGTGAGATGGAAGTGTAGAAAGTGTGGGTATGTTCATGCAGGTAAAGAAGCTCCTAAGGTGTGCCCATCATGCTTAGAAAAACAGAAAGAGTTTGAAATGGAATGTGTAAACTATTAA
- a CDS encoding nitroreductase family protein, giving the protein MDFLSRRTIRKYTTQNIEKEKLNEILKTTLASPSGRNLKPFELILTQNKDILNKLSLSKKVGSAMLSEANAAIVVLGNPETSNTWNEDSSIASFTIQLKAFQLGLGSCWINVKDRKTSDGIDSEIYIKNLLSIPSHFKIVSIISLGYPNEEKIPRNENDMDFSKIHIDKF; this is encoded by the coding sequence ATGGATTTTTTATCAAGAAGAACCATTAGAAAATATACTACACAAAATATTGAAAAAGAAAAATTAAATGAAATTTTAAAAACCACTTTAGCCTCACCTTCTGGAAGAAACTTAAAACCATTTGAATTAATTCTAACTCAAAACAAAGATATTTTAAATAAATTATCTCTTTCCAAAAAAGTTGGTTCAGCTATGCTAAGTGAAGCTAATGCAGCAATTGTTGTTCTCGGAAATCCTGAGACATCAAACACTTGGAACGAAGACTCCTCTATTGCATCATTCACAATTCAACTAAAAGCTTTTCAACTTGGATTAGGTAGTTGCTGGATAAATGTAAAAGATAGAAAAACTAGTGATGGAATCGATTCTGAAATTTATATAAAAAATTTATTATCAATTCCATCTCATTTCAAAATAGTTTCAATTATTTCACTAGGATATCCAAACGAAGAAAAAATACCTCGAAATGAAAACGATATGGACTTTTCTAAAATTCATATTGATAAGTTCTAA
- a CDS encoding pyridoxamine 5'-phosphate oxidase family protein gives MMKMAMAMNLNKDELRKEIDEFEGSFKSVVLGTVSKNGEIDVTYAPYVKYEGAGYIFISEIGDHYDNLVENTQKFEIMFLQDESEAASVLVRKRLRYNVTAEFQPRDERFETILDIFEERMGHGVKVVRKMEDFHLVKLDVIDGRFVKGFGQAFNLKGDDIIHMTGDKKTHR, from the coding sequence ATGATGAAAATGGCAATGGCAATGAATTTAAATAAAGATGAATTAAGAAAAGAGATAGATGAGTTTGAAGGAAGTTTTAAATCAGTAGTTTTAGGAACGGTTTCTAAAAATGGAGAGATTGATGTTACTTATGCTCCGTATGTAAAATATGAAGGTGCAGGATACATTTTTATCAGTGAAATAGGAGATCACTATGATAACTTAGTAGAGAACACTCAAAAGTTTGAGATTATGTTCTTACAAGATGAAAGTGAAGCGGCATCAGTGTTAGTAAGAAAGAGATTAAGATATAATGTTACAGCTGAATTCCAACCAAGAGATGAGAGATTTGAAACTATTTTAGATATTTTCGAAGAGAGAATGGGACATGGAGTTAAGGTAGTGCGTAAGATGGAAGATTTCCATTTAGTAAAATTAGATGTAATTGATGGAAGATTTGTTAAAGGTTTTGGTCAAGCGTTTAATTTAAAAGGTGATGATATCATTCATATGACTGGAGATAAAAAAACTCATAGATAA
- a CDS encoding ABC transporter ATP-binding protein produces the protein MLNSIFKYYLKERKLLTYFLVSSFFVTGLDLYGPIVVQNLIDTSIPNKNVKEFFMFSAALLGIYVFRLLLSVYSSSRGQLMGNRIKFLMREDLFKKILSQPDTYFMKNQSGDIISRVTSDLENVSALLYRGLEDFLFSILSIIGAVVLMANFNLKLTLLTMIPLPLAVYFTIYQNKKLKIGYGLVRERFSGLTSKIHDSLKTVFFIKDNVLEDDILEKFSEKNKELLDVEKTNIFNTSALMSGVNFYNQLTQLIVIFIGGYMHINDEISLGVIVGFILLTNRFRIYLLRLMGLIDVFQRGATGIGRFLDIMNIPDEKNGDIQMTDEIKKIEVKGLSFSFGNQDVIKDLSLVIEKGEKVAFVGESGVGKTTIFSLLKRTFLPEENRILINNHCITDLERESLLNKIAVVDQRDSLMNETILDNIKVVKKDATDQEIMKALELAQLKEFVENLEHKEKTKLGQGGVNLSSGQKQRLAMARLFLKNPEIIMLDEGTSALDNILEKKIMDNILEKFDDKIIISIAHRLNTIKEFDKIVVLGKEGIKEMGDYKTLMEKQGEFFRMYKAGNL, from the coding sequence ATGTTAAATAGTATTTTTAAATACTATCTAAAAGAAAGAAAACTGCTAACTTATTTTTTAGTTAGCAGTTTTTTTGTAACTGGTTTGGACTTATATGGCCCGATAGTAGTTCAAAACCTGATAGATACATCAATACCGAATAAAAATGTTAAAGAGTTCTTTATGTTCTCAGCAGCCCTTTTAGGAATATATGTGTTTAGGTTATTGTTGTCTGTTTATTCTAGTTCGAGAGGACAGTTGATGGGAAATAGAATAAAGTTTCTGATGAGAGAGGATTTGTTCAAGAAAATTTTAAGTCAACCAGATACATATTTTATGAAAAATCAAAGTGGAGATATAATATCAAGAGTGACAAGTGATTTAGAAAATGTTTCAGCTCTTTTATACAGAGGTTTAGAAGATTTTCTATTTTCTATACTATCGATAATTGGTGCAGTTGTTCTTATGGCTAATTTCAATTTAAAATTGACCCTATTAACGATGATACCTCTGCCTTTAGCTGTTTATTTTACAATTTATCAAAATAAAAAGTTAAAGATAGGTTATGGTTTAGTAAGAGAGAGATTTTCAGGTCTTACTTCAAAAATTCACGACTCTTTAAAAACTGTATTTTTTATAAAGGATAATGTTTTAGAAGATGATATATTAGAAAAGTTTTCAGAAAAAAATAAAGAGCTTTTAGATGTAGAGAAAACAAATATATTTAATACATCTGCTCTTATGTCAGGAGTTAATTTTTACAATCAACTTACACAACTGATAGTGATATTTATAGGTGGGTATATGCATATAAATGATGAAATAAGTCTAGGAGTTATCGTAGGGTTCATATTACTGACAAATAGATTTAGGATATATCTACTAAGATTGATGGGATTGATAGATGTTTTCCAAAGAGGAGCAACAGGAATTGGAAGATTTTTAGATATTATGAATATTCCAGATGAAAAGAATGGAGATATTCAAATGACTGACGAGATAAAAAAAATAGAAGTTAAAGGTTTAAGCTTCTCTTTTGGCAATCAAGATGTAATAAAAGATTTGTCTTTAGTGATTGAAAAAGGTGAAAAAGTAGCCTTCGTAGGAGAGAGTGGAGTTGGAAAAACAACGATTTTCTCACTTTTAAAAAGAACATTTCTACCTGAAGAAAACAGGATATTAATAAATAATCACTGTATAACAGATTTAGAAAGAGAGAGTCTACTTAATAAAATAGCAGTAGTTGATCAAAGAGATAGTTTGATGAATGAAACAATTTTAGATAATATAAAAGTTGTGAAAAAGGACGCTACTGATCAGGAGATAATGAAAGCCTTAGAATTAGCTCAATTGAAGGAGTTTGTAGAGAATCTTGAGCACAAAGAAAAGACTAAGTTAGGTCAAGGTGGAGTTAATTTGAGTTCGGGGCAAAAGCAAAGATTAGCTATGGCAAGGCTCTTTTTAAAGAATCCAGAGATTATAATGTTAGATGAAGGAACATCAGCACTAGATAATATCCTAGAGAAAAAAATTATGGATAACATCTTAGAAAAGTTTGATGATAAAATAATAATCTCGATTGCTCATAGATTAAATACGATAAAAGAGTTTGATAAAATTGTTGTTTTGGGAAAAGAGGGTATCAAAGAGATGGGAGATTATAAAACCTTAATGGAAAAACAGGGAGAGTTCTTCAGAATGTATAAAGCCGGGAATTTATAA
- a CDS encoding ABC transporter substrate-binding protein, whose amino-acid sequence MKKLAILAFTVLMSNFAFALKLENGFIVDSRGNKVEEKEYKKVLILDPAAVESFYLIEGEKSIVAIADTAKNPIWPQEKTKDLPKAGTIMKPSIEQVLSFTPDLVILNTMSEAFGESLKARKLNFIINEANSFDQILENLEVYGVITGQREKSEKLVQDYKSKLGEIKQKIEEKPLNIKGAFLFSTSPMMVFTPNSLPGQIFDTLGIENIAKGLPGGRPILSPEYLLAQNPDLLVGSMAIKNKNDILNSNPVVKQTKAGQKGNMMIIDSDKILRGTPRVIDALEELYQELSNVK is encoded by the coding sequence ATGAAAAAATTAGCAATTTTAGCATTCACAGTTTTGATGAGTAATTTTGCCTTTGCTTTAAAGTTAGAGAATGGATTTATTGTAGATTCTAGAGGTAACAAAGTAGAGGAAAAAGAATATAAGAAAGTTTTAATATTAGACCCCGCAGCGGTTGAATCATTTTATTTGATTGAAGGAGAGAAAAGTATTGTAGCTATAGCAGATACAGCAAAAAATCCTATATGGCCACAAGAGAAAACAAAAGACCTCCCAAAAGCAGGAACTATAATGAAGCCATCGATAGAGCAGGTTCTAAGTTTTACTCCAGACCTTGTAATATTAAATACAATGTCTGAAGCATTTGGAGAGAGCTTAAAAGCTAGAAAATTAAATTTTATAATAAATGAAGCGAACTCTTTTGATCAAATTTTAGAAAATTTAGAGGTGTATGGGGTAATAACTGGTCAAAGAGAAAAATCAGAAAAGTTAGTACAGGATTATAAATCTAAGTTAGGTGAGATAAAACAAAAGATAGAGGAAAAACCATTGAATATTAAGGGAGCGTTTTTATTCTCGACATCTCCAATGATGGTGTTTACTCCGAACTCTTTACCAGGACAGATATTTGATACCTTAGGTATTGAGAATATAGCAAAAGGGTTGCCAGGAGGAAGACCAATACTTTCACCAGAATATTTATTAGCTCAAAATCCAGATCTATTAGTTGGATCAATGGCGATAAAAAATAAAAATGATATTTTAAATAGCAACCCAGTTGTAAAACAAACTAAAGCAGGGCAAAAAGGTAATATGATGATAATTGATTCAGATAAAATACTGAGAGGAACTCCGAGAGTTATAGATGCTCTAGAAGAGTTGTATCAGGAGTTATCGAATGTTAAATAG
- a CDS encoding ABC transporter ATP-binding protein, with translation MGIKVENLSFSYGDRAILKNLKVQIKKGKMTGILGPNGCGKSTFLKNILGYLTPNSGEIIFNGKDTAGLSKKDKAKLVSLVPQKSNLMTNMSVKDFVLMGRLPHLKSSWAGYTFDDKKKVEDNLNFLGLYKFSERVAVSLSGGEFQRVLLARALTQEPEILLLDEPTSALDLNHAVELLNKVKSLSLEKSLTSVAVLHDLNLAAMFCDELIMMKDGEIKFQGTPLEVLTEENLRAVYNLKSKVIKDENGIPYIIPLV, from the coding sequence ATGGGTATTAAAGTTGAAAATCTATCTTTTTCTTATGGAGATAGAGCTATTTTAAAGAATTTAAAAGTTCAAATAAAAAAAGGAAAGATGACAGGAATATTAGGGCCGAATGGATGTGGAAAGTCAACTTTTTTAAAAAATATACTTGGTTATTTAACTCCAAATAGTGGGGAGATTATTTTCAATGGAAAAGATACAGCTGGGTTATCTAAAAAAGATAAAGCTAAACTTGTATCGTTAGTTCCACAAAAATCAAATTTAATGACAAATATGTCTGTGAAAGATTTCGTTTTAATGGGGAGATTACCTCATTTAAAATCGAGTTGGGCAGGATATACATTTGATGATAAAAAAAAGGTAGAGGATAATCTAAATTTTTTAGGATTATATAAATTTAGTGAAAGAGTAGCGGTAAGTTTATCTGGAGGAGAGTTCCAAAGGGTATTGTTAGCAAGAGCATTAACTCAAGAACCAGAGATACTACTTTTAGATGAACCAACTTCGGCACTTGATTTAAATCACGCTGTAGAGTTACTAAATAAAGTTAAGAGTTTATCTTTAGAAAAATCACTGACAAGTGTCGCAGTTCTTCATGATCTTAATTTAGCGGCAATGTTTTGTGATGAATTAATAATGATGAAAGATGGAGAGATTAAGTTCCAAGGGACACCATTAGAAGTTTTAACAGAGGAAAATTTAAGAGCAGTTTATAATCTGAAATCAAAGGTTATAAAAGATGAAAATGGGATACCATATATTATTCCATTAGTATAG
- a CDS encoding iron ABC transporter permease: protein MKKHVSLILILGIILTGTLSIGLGSVSVPLEQLFSMSTAPDYIKTIIYEIRLPRIIMALLIGMMLSSSGVVVQAVFQNPLADPYIIGIAASATFGAVIAYVFQLPDIFYGVLAFLSCLISTFVIFKLSNRNGKVDITTLLIVGIAVSSFIGAFTSFAMYLIGEESFKITMWLMGYLGGATWTKVALLFVPLVFSLIFFYLQRNQLDALLSGDEEANSLGVDVHALKAKVLTVSALVVAFSVAFSGMIGFVGLIIPHSIRMLVGPSNSKLIPNSALAGGFFLLICDTIGRLLLAPVEIPIGVVTAFFGAPFFLYLAFKSKGGR from the coding sequence ATGAAGAAACATGTGTCATTAATATTAATTCTGGGAATAATACTGACAGGAACACTTTCTATTGGTTTAGGAAGTGTTTCTGTGCCATTGGAGCAATTATTTTCAATGTCAACTGCCCCAGATTATATAAAAACAATAATTTATGAAATAAGATTACCAAGAATAATTATGGCGCTATTAATAGGGATGATGCTATCATCAAGTGGTGTTGTGGTTCAAGCTGTGTTTCAAAATCCTTTAGCGGATCCTTATATAATAGGGATAGCAGCAAGTGCGACATTTGGAGCAGTAATAGCTTATGTATTCCAATTACCAGATATATTTTACGGAGTGCTAGCATTCTTATCTTGTTTAATAAGTACTTTTGTAATATTCAAGCTTTCAAATAGAAATGGAAAAGTTGATATAACAACACTATTGATAGTAGGGATAGCTGTCTCGTCATTTATAGGTGCGTTTACATCGTTTGCTATGTATCTTATAGGTGAGGAATCATTTAAAATTACTATGTGGTTAATGGGGTATTTAGGAGGAGCAACGTGGACAAAGGTAGCACTTTTATTTGTACCATTAGTATTTTCTCTAATCTTCTTCTATCTACAAAGAAATCAGTTGGATGCTCTGCTATCAGGAGATGAAGAAGCAAACTCTTTAGGAGTTGATGTTCATGCATTAAAAGCAAAGGTTTTAACTGTTTCTGCTTTAGTAGTAGCTTTTTCAGTAGCTTTTTCAGGAATGATAGGATTTGTAGGTTTAATTATACCTCATTCAATAAGAATGTTGGTGGGACCTTCAAACTCAAAACTAATTCCAAATTCAGCTTTAGCAGGAGGATTCTTCTTACTAATTTGTGATACTATTGGAAGACTTTTATTAGCACCAGTTGAGATTCCTATAGGTGTGGTTACAGCCTTCTTTGGAGCGCCATTCTTTTTATATCTAGCATTTAAATCTAAAGGAGGAAGATAA